From one Fulvitalea axinellae genomic stretch:
- a CDS encoding GNAT family N-acetyltransferase, whose translation MTTTIVDIKVEVTEVTHERFADEICEMIEASAKQRGTGIAKRSVDYIRTKISDGKAVIAFSGSEVAGFCYIETWEHGRYVVNSGLIVNPAFRGQGVAKKIKKRIFRLSRELYPQASIFGITTSAQVMRINSELGYRPVTFSELTSDKAFWQGCGSCRNFDILQRTDRKYCLCTGMVYRPENDENKQ comes from the coding sequence ATGACAACGACTATTGTAGACATAAAAGTAGAAGTTACGGAAGTAACGCATGAGCGTTTCGCTGATGAAATATGCGAAATGATCGAGGCTTCCGCAAAACAGCGCGGTACGGGAATCGCCAAGCGGTCCGTTGACTATATCCGGACGAAAATCAGTGACGGAAAGGCCGTTATCGCTTTTAGTGGGTCAGAAGTGGCCGGATTCTGCTATATAGAGACTTGGGAACACGGCCGTTATGTCGTGAATTCCGGGCTTATCGTAAATCCAGCCTTTAGGGGACAAGGAGTGGCGAAAAAGATTAAGAAACGCATTTTTCGATTGTCTAGGGAGCTTTATCCGCAAGCCTCGATTTTCGGTATAACGACAAGTGCCCAGGTGATGAGAATCAATTCGGAGTTGGGTTACCGCCCCGTTACGTTTTCCGAACTGACCTCAGACAAAGCTTTTTGGCAAGGATGCGGAAGTTGTAGAAACTTCGATATTCTTCAACGTACCGATCGAAAATACTGCCTCTGCACGGGGATGGTCTACAGGCCGGAAAACGACGAGAACAAGCAATAA
- a CDS encoding acyl-CoA desaturase has protein sequence MIILAFFVGHWYTSLFFQTFFLHRYAAHGAFRMSERMEKLFFILTYIFQGSNYLSAYGYGVMHRLHHAFADTPQDPHSPKYDETLFKMMWKTKTIYSAVTRDRYPVDAKFKKGVPRWDAFDKFASHMASRLAWGTAYGLFYIAFATEWWMFLLLPIHFLMSPIHGAIINWFAHKYGYVNHKVNDTSKNFLPFDFLMMGESYHNNHHHNGGKANFGERWHEVDFTYLIILLLDKVGVITMKGKRSSESRKIAA, from the coding sequence ATGATTATTTTAGCGTTTTTTGTAGGGCATTGGTATACCTCGCTCTTCTTTCAAACCTTCTTTCTCCACCGTTACGCTGCGCACGGGGCTTTCCGTATGTCGGAAAGAATGGAGAAACTCTTCTTTATCCTTACATATATCTTTCAGGGTTCAAATTACTTGAGCGCTTACGGCTATGGTGTAATGCACCGCTTGCACCATGCGTTTGCCGACACTCCTCAAGACCCGCACTCTCCAAAGTATGACGAGACGCTGTTTAAGATGATGTGGAAAACGAAGACAATTTATTCGGCAGTAACCAGAGACCGATACCCAGTAGACGCAAAGTTTAAAAAAGGCGTTCCGCGTTGGGATGCGTTTGACAAATTCGCCAGTCATATGGCTTCACGTTTGGCTTGGGGAACCGCATACGGGTTGTTTTATATCGCATTTGCTACAGAATGGTGGATGTTTCTCCTGTTGCCGATCCACTTCCTGATGTCGCCAATCCACGGTGCGATTATCAACTGGTTCGCGCACAAGTATGGATACGTCAACCATAAGGTAAACGACACCTCGAAAAACTTTCTTCCCTTCGACTTTTTGATGATGGGAGAGTCTTATCACAATAACCATCACCATAATGGAGGCAAAGCTAACTTCGGGGAGCGTTGGCACGAAGTGGATTTTACGTACCTGATAATATTGTTGCTTGATAAAGTTGGGGTAATTACAATGAAAGGCAAACGTTCGTCGGAAAGTAGGAAGATCGCGGCGTAA
- a CDS encoding glycoside hydrolase family 95 protein, which produces MSIIANGKPTDSLTLWYKKPAKNWNEALPVGNGSLGAMIFGGTKTERIQLNEETYWSRDGDYFDKPGAGRYLKKIRQLIFEGKHAEAEKLAQQKFMAKRLETGTNCYQTLGDLFIEYADRKHVYGYTRSLDLQGAIAEVEYIADKVRFREELISSNPDQVIAFRITASKPGALSATFKLDRTQTNPEIAVEGQDITMKEMAGKTRGVTAHTRLRILPTGGKLTKDGNGLKVTGADACLVILASATDFNNENPESVVKERVDNASKKSFEDILSAHQADYSRYFDRLSINLGNSQHRFFPTDQRLEAVKKGGSDPGLLELMYQYGRYLLISSSRENTMPANLQGIWADGIRTPWNSDYHININLQMNYWVAENANLPELHLPLFEYIGNLRESGRKTAKNLYGCRGFTAHHASDIWAYTTAYGKPSYALWPMGVAWISRHLWEHYEFTQDEKFLRETAYPILREASLFCYDYLTKHPKTGKWVSGPSTSPENTFFDSEGKRASINMGSSMDQQIINDLFSNCIKASEILGIDKGYRKKLIAKKKNLASPEIGSDGRIKEWSEEFKEVNKGHRHMSHLYGLYPAEQFSWQKTPEFMKAAEKVIQTRLQNGGGHTGWSRAWMINFYARLRSGDDAGFNVYALLRKSTLPNLFDNHPPFQIDGNFGFTAGVTEMLVQSHAGQIVLLPALPKDWETGEISGVKARGAFEINMKWDEGKVKEASVKSLKGNDCSISINGKVYDFKTEAGKTYNLETIAGQI; this is translated from the coding sequence TTGAGCATAATCGCAAACGGAAAACCGACCGACAGCCTAACGTTATGGTACAAAAAGCCCGCAAAGAATTGGAACGAGGCTTTGCCCGTAGGTAACGGCTCGTTGGGCGCCATGATTTTCGGAGGGACAAAAACCGAACGGATCCAACTGAACGAGGAAACATATTGGTCGCGCGATGGCGATTATTTCGATAAACCCGGCGCCGGAAGATATCTCAAAAAAATCAGACAACTGATCTTTGAGGGAAAACACGCCGAAGCCGAGAAACTCGCCCAACAAAAATTTATGGCTAAACGATTGGAAACGGGAACAAACTGTTACCAAACTCTAGGAGACTTATTCATCGAATATGCGGACCGGAAACATGTTTACGGATATACGAGATCGCTTGACCTTCAAGGGGCCATTGCCGAAGTGGAGTATATTGCGGACAAAGTAAGGTTCAGGGAGGAATTGATCAGTTCCAACCCCGACCAGGTTATCGCTTTCAGAATCACGGCATCCAAGCCGGGAGCGCTCTCCGCCACTTTTAAACTTGACCGGACGCAGACCAACCCCGAAATTGCTGTTGAAGGCCAAGATATCACAATGAAAGAGATGGCTGGAAAGACTCGTGGAGTTACGGCCCACACTCGCCTACGGATTTTGCCGACAGGCGGAAAATTGACTAAGGATGGAAATGGCCTAAAAGTTACAGGTGCCGACGCTTGCTTAGTCATTCTGGCATCGGCTACGGATTTCAATAATGAAAACCCTGAATCCGTTGTGAAAGAACGCGTTGACAATGCTTCAAAAAAGAGTTTCGAAGATATTCTTTCCGCACATCAGGCCGACTATTCCCGTTATTTCGATCGTCTGTCTATCAACTTGGGAAATTCCCAACACCGGTTCTTCCCTACCGACCAGCGACTGGAAGCCGTAAAAAAAGGAGGTTCCGACCCGGGCCTTCTGGAATTGATGTACCAATACGGACGTTATCTTCTTATCAGTTCCTCAAGGGAAAATACGATGCCGGCTAACCTCCAAGGCATTTGGGCCGACGGCATCCGCACACCGTGGAATTCCGATTATCATATCAATATCAACCTGCAGATGAATTATTGGGTGGCGGAAAACGCCAATTTGCCAGAGCTTCACCTGCCACTTTTCGAATATATCGGAAACCTTAGGGAAAGCGGTCGCAAAACGGCTAAAAACCTTTACGGATGCCGAGGTTTTACGGCGCATCACGCTTCGGATATTTGGGCGTACACCACCGCTTACGGCAAGCCGTCTTATGCGCTTTGGCCGATGGGGGTAGCCTGGATTTCAAGGCATCTGTGGGAGCATTACGAATTTACTCAAGACGAAAAGTTTCTGCGGGAAACCGCCTATCCTATTCTGCGAGAAGCTTCTTTGTTTTGCTACGATTATCTGACCAAACATCCGAAAACCGGGAAATGGGTTTCGGGTCCGTCCACATCTCCCGAAAACACTTTTTTTGATTCGGAAGGAAAACGGGCAAGTATAAACATGGGGTCCTCGATGGATCAGCAGATCATTAACGATTTGTTTTCCAATTGTATAAAAGCCTCTGAAATTCTGGGAATCGATAAAGGTTATCGTAAAAAGCTGATTGCCAAAAAGAAAAACCTCGCTTCACCGGAAATCGGATCGGACGGAAGGATTAAGGAATGGAGCGAAGAGTTTAAGGAAGTGAACAAAGGCCACCGGCATATGTCGCACCTATACGGGCTTTATCCGGCGGAGCAATTCTCTTGGCAGAAAACACCAGAGTTTATGAAAGCCGCCGAGAAAGTTATCCAAACCAGATTGCAGAATGGTGGCGGGCACACAGGCTGGAGTCGCGCTTGGATGATCAACTTCTACGCCCGCCTCCGCAGTGGCGACGACGCCGGCTTTAATGTTTACGCGTTGCTTCGCAAATCGACATTACCGAATCTTTTCGACAACCACCCCCCATTCCAAATCGACGGTAATTTCGGATTTACGGCCGGCGTTACCGAAATGCTAGTACAGTCGCACGCTGGGCAGATTGTTCTTCTCCCCGCCCTGCCAAAGGATTGGGAGACGGGTGAAATTTCGGGTGTAAAGGCCCGTGGCGCTTTTGAGATTAATATGAAATGGGATGAGGGCAAGGTAAAAGAGGCCTCGGTTAAATCCCTTAAAGGGAATGACTGCTCGATTTCGATTAACGGAAAGGTTTACGATTTTAAAACCGAAGCCGGAAAGACATATAATCTGGAAACAATCGCAGGACAGATCTAA
- a CDS encoding DUF2867 domain-containing protein: MVKEERVPDSEGIRNALSRVDFSDTFSTTNHQDSLEEIAKLIFGKKPPAWVQGLFRFRIAVGKLFGLKSVTPDDYSQEFSEGGYIGFFKIFRIAENEIIVGEDDKHLKFRASILKTDEPDFNIKVTTLVEFNNAMGKMYMFSIGPFHRMVVKSMIKNAEKRNKDTP, encoded by the coding sequence ATGGTGAAAGAAGAAAGAGTGCCAGATAGCGAAGGGATCCGAAACGCACTATCCAGAGTTGATTTTTCAGATACTTTTTCAACCACAAATCACCAAGATTCCCTAGAGGAAATCGCAAAGCTGATCTTCGGAAAAAAACCGCCGGCATGGGTCCAAGGTTTGTTCCGTTTTCGGATAGCGGTAGGCAAACTGTTCGGATTAAAATCAGTAACGCCTGACGATTATAGCCAAGAATTTTCGGAAGGGGGCTATATCGGATTTTTTAAGATTTTCCGAATTGCCGAAAATGAGATTATCGTTGGCGAAGACGACAAGCATTTGAAATTTAGGGCCAGTATTCTGAAAACAGATGAGCCCGATTTCAATATTAAAGTCACCACATTAGTCGAGTTCAATAATGCGATGGGAAAAATGTATATGTTCTCTATTGGCCCGTTTCATCGAATGGTGGTAAAAAGTATGATTAAAAACGCTGAGAAAAGGAATAAGGATACCCCCTAA
- a CDS encoding sulfatase translates to MEIKGILKRSFCYASAMLAGAVTAYAQTSGKPNIIHIMADDVGYDDIGIFGAKDIKTPNIDALAKKGKVFTNFYAPHGTCTPTRAAVLTGRYAPRVNDRQGLQVLFPTANTGLDPKEITVTELLQKEGYATALYGKWHLGHLPQYLPTSQGFDLFLGIPYPNDHGPERNAGQGLKEFPPIPLIRGKEPIMACDNNDLGELPQKFQREACRFIRDKAKTGQPFYLQYSNIETHTPWYVPKGFEGRSQAGPYGDAVEFLDGTVGAIMRTVRQMGIEDNTLIVFSSDNGPLVKRYPELEQCYGTAASVDTSRKHILRGGKYQSRYDGGTRVACVMVWPGKIPENTVSDEVIAGFDFFTTFAKMGGAEIPNDRIIDGRDIRPLMKGEQGAKSPHEVFFGYEAKGRLMSVRKGNWKLAIPNHGSYGIGRLKEYQLFNIKEDIGEKNNVIENHPKIVKELKRLAKEANKAIKEDKPMPLSVQAM, encoded by the coding sequence ATGGAAATCAAGGGAATCCTGAAAAGGAGTTTTTGTTATGCTTCGGCTATGTTGGCCGGGGCGGTCACAGCTTATGCCCAGACAAGCGGCAAGCCGAATATCATCCACATTATGGCCGATGACGTCGGGTATGACGATATCGGAATTTTCGGGGCAAAAGACATCAAAACCCCTAATATCGACGCTCTCGCAAAAAAGGGGAAAGTATTTACGAATTTTTATGCTCCGCACGGCACTTGTACGCCCACCAGAGCGGCTGTTTTGACCGGACGATACGCTCCGCGCGTTAATGACCGTCAGGGTTTGCAAGTGCTTTTCCCTACGGCCAATACCGGACTTGATCCCAAGGAAATAACGGTAACTGAATTGCTCCAAAAGGAAGGCTACGCCACCGCACTTTACGGGAAATGGCATCTGGGGCATTTACCACAATATCTACCGACCTCTCAAGGTTTTGATTTATTCTTGGGAATACCGTATCCGAACGACCACGGACCGGAACGTAACGCAGGACAAGGCCTGAAAGAATTTCCTCCAATTCCGCTAATCAGAGGGAAGGAGCCGATAATGGCTTGCGATAACAATGATTTGGGAGAGCTTCCGCAGAAATTCCAAAGGGAAGCTTGCCGATTTATCCGTGACAAAGCGAAAACAGGACAGCCATTTTACCTTCAATATTCAAATATAGAGACCCATACCCCGTGGTATGTTCCGAAAGGGTTTGAAGGCAGAAGCCAGGCCGGCCCTTACGGAGACGCCGTGGAATTTTTGGACGGAACAGTCGGCGCAATTATGCGGACCGTTCGCCAAATGGGGATTGAAGACAATACCTTAATCGTGTTCAGTTCGGATAACGGCCCGTTAGTAAAAAGATATCCAGAATTGGAACAGTGTTACGGAACAGCGGCTTCTGTTGACACTTCAAGAAAGCATATCCTTCGGGGCGGGAAATACCAGTCCCGATATGATGGCGGAACCAGAGTGGCCTGCGTGATGGTTTGGCCGGGCAAGATCCCAGAAAATACCGTTTCCGACGAAGTAATCGCCGGATTCGACTTTTTCACAACCTTTGCCAAAATGGGTGGAGCGGAAATTCCGAATGACCGTATTATCGACGGACGTGATATCCGTCCTTTGATGAAGGGAGAACAAGGAGCTAAATCCCCTCACGAAGTATTCTTCGGCTACGAGGCTAAGGGACGTTTGATGTCAGTTAGAAAAGGCAATTGGAAATTGGCTATCCCGAATCACGGGTCGTACGGAATCGGGCGTTTGAAGGAATACCAACTCTTTAATATCAAAGAGGATATCGGAGAAAAGAATAACGTCATCGAGAATCACCCAAAAATAGTCAAAGAACTTAAACGCTTGGCCAAAGAAGCCAACAAGGCGATCAAGGAAGACAAACCTATGCCATTGAGCGTTCAGGCAATGTAA
- a CDS encoding outer membrane beta-barrel protein, with protein sequence MKRLLVIIFLAISFLFVSHSKSYGQIAYLVLIFGDKLANENFYFTAVGGFSVNFPGDYMNSSPGVGVNFGFIANIRINQKLFFAPEFVPFSLYRINHVERINTGNPDIDPLFKSATSIKRAYQFELPVTLRYQMTDHFAVSGGPYIGFWTSVKNKYTDKIDDDKIEYTQDVGDNFETLDFGFVADVSFSLTKKVWKGPFLRLRYKQGLRDMYKPSGEIYSSTLTLQLALPFVETAKCP encoded by the coding sequence ATGAAAAGGCTTCTAGTCATTATCTTTTTGGCGATTTCTTTCCTATTCGTTTCCCATTCGAAGTCATACGGACAGATTGCCTATCTAGTCTTAATTTTTGGAGACAAACTCGCTAACGAAAATTTTTATTTTACAGCGGTAGGAGGCTTTTCCGTTAACTTTCCAGGAGATTACATGAATTCCTCGCCGGGTGTAGGCGTTAATTTTGGTTTTATCGCGAATATCAGAATCAACCAGAAACTTTTCTTCGCACCAGAATTTGTACCGTTTTCATTATACCGGATAAACCATGTTGAGAGAATCAATACGGGGAACCCTGACATCGACCCGCTTTTCAAAAGTGCGACATCGATAAAACGTGCCTACCAATTCGAATTACCGGTGACTTTAAGATATCAGATGACTGATCATTTCGCAGTATCGGGTGGCCCGTATATCGGCTTTTGGACATCGGTCAAAAATAAATACACGGATAAAATCGACGATGACAAAATTGAGTACACCCAAGACGTAGGCGATAACTTCGAAACCCTTGATTTCGGTTTTGTAGCGGACGTGTCCTTCTCCCTTACGAAGAAAGTATGGAAAGGGCCGTTTCTTCGGCTACGTTATAAACAAGGACTACGGGATATGTATAAGCCCTCCGGGGAGATTTATTCTTCGACGCTAACACTTCAGTTGGCTTTGCCTTTTGTGGAAACGGCTAAGTGCCCTTAG
- a CDS encoding SusD/RagB family nutrient-binding outer membrane lipoprotein, protein MKRIIYKLALFASLSGALGACTDDFGDVNTDPNVVTKPELSYMFTHSAFQLGDYKYTEWFYDNYQKIMPWTQMVTPRGGNSIEINTLGPLGGRMGTFYSGVMPNLFEIRRQISQMSEEEKMKREKMVAVTYIVQAYHGLRVTDMYGAIPYVEAMQGRYDKNFSPVYDNQETLYSTWVTELNNAIVSLKKDGTYLGYGNADFIYKSDWTKWIKLANAIKLRIASRLVNSDLEKAKTILAEITNDSVGLFASEDDQFVWSPSTDYGGRAGDFWGSPSGSEKFVDFLKANNDPRLVFFFEKNQYSEAVIKAFKDANKEDDIPSVLDYDNDPLYRYQGAPSSPKKAQDDDTKKAYFTSVKLGDNNYNQISHINRAFFAPRRDDNDGLYIDVLFSYAEVCFTMSEFSLKGYVGGDYKDWYNKGVEASLRTYNMWAEKAKSYDYVALTDDMVTDYLEKPNVKLSGNSTEDYEKVVLQAYVNFFRLPAEAYALCRRTGFPKKGSTILAWEPFMNSGGEITDIPRRFGYGDPGEFNRDNWKKTMNEQGFSIESNDPSRFNTERLWWDKNNPVLGAGSSL, encoded by the coding sequence ATGAAACGAATAATATATAAATTGGCGTTATTCGCCTCACTGTCAGGAGCTCTTGGTGCTTGCACAGACGATTTTGGTGACGTGAACACTGACCCAAATGTTGTTACAAAGCCAGAGCTGTCGTATATGTTCACTCATTCCGCGTTTCAACTCGGAGACTATAAGTATACAGAGTGGTTTTACGATAACTACCAGAAAATCATGCCTTGGACCCAAATGGTAACACCAAGAGGGGGGAACTCAATTGAGATCAATACTCTAGGGCCGTTGGGTGGCCGAATGGGAACATTCTATAGTGGGGTTATGCCTAACCTCTTCGAAATCCGTCGCCAGATCAGTCAAATGAGTGAAGAGGAAAAAATGAAGAGGGAGAAAATGGTGGCTGTAACCTATATCGTGCAGGCTTACCACGGATTACGAGTGACTGATATGTATGGAGCAATTCCTTATGTTGAGGCTATGCAGGGGCGGTATGATAAGAATTTCTCACCTGTATATGATAACCAAGAGACTCTTTACAGTACCTGGGTTACCGAGCTCAATAATGCGATTGTATCGTTGAAAAAAGACGGGACATACTTAGGGTATGGAAATGCCGACTTCATTTACAAGAGCGATTGGACGAAATGGATAAAACTTGCCAACGCAATTAAGTTACGTATAGCTTCAAGGCTTGTAAATAGCGACCTCGAAAAAGCCAAAACGATATTGGCTGAAATTACTAATGACAGCGTAGGGCTTTTTGCGTCCGAAGATGATCAGTTTGTTTGGTCCCCTTCGACTGACTACGGTGGACGAGCGGGTGATTTTTGGGGATCGCCTTCAGGCAGTGAGAAGTTCGTAGATTTCTTGAAAGCCAATAACGACCCTAGATTGGTATTTTTCTTCGAGAAAAATCAATATTCAGAGGCTGTAATAAAAGCTTTTAAGGATGCGAATAAAGAAGACGATATCCCGTCAGTTCTTGACTATGATAATGATCCTCTTTATCGTTATCAGGGAGCCCCGTCTAGTCCGAAAAAGGCTCAAGATGATGACACTAAGAAAGCGTATTTTACTAGTGTAAAGTTAGGTGACAATAATTATAATCAGATTTCGCATATCAATAGAGCGTTTTTTGCGCCACGTCGCGATGATAATGACGGCCTGTATATTGACGTATTGTTCTCATACGCTGAGGTTTGCTTCACCATGTCCGAGTTCTCATTGAAAGGGTACGTTGGTGGAGATTATAAGGATTGGTATAATAAGGGTGTTGAGGCTTCACTTAGAACCTACAATATGTGGGCTGAAAAGGCCAAGTCATATGACTATGTAGCCCTTACGGATGACATGGTTACCGATTATCTTGAAAAACCTAATGTCAAACTTTCAGGAAACTCAACTGAAGACTATGAGAAAGTAGTGCTTCAAGCATACGTCAACTTCTTTCGTTTACCGGCGGAAGCTTATGCTCTGTGCCGTAGGACAGGTTTCCCTAAAAAAGGTTCGACAATTCTTGCTTGGGAACCATTCATGAACTCTGGTGGTGAGATTACCGACATTCCGCGTAGATTCGGTTACGGTGATCCGGGGGAGTTTAATCGTGATAACTGGAAAAAAACAATGAATGAACAAGGGTTTAGTATTGAGTCTAACGACCCCTCTAGGTTCAACACCGAAAGATTATGGTGGGATAAAAATAATCCAGTCTTAGGCGCAGGTTCAAGTTTATAA